A genomic window from Rhodomicrobium lacus includes:
- the phbB gene encoding acetoacetyl-CoA reductase codes for MSKVALITGGTRGIGAAISVDLKHHGFRVAANYAGNDEAAQKFNAETGIPVFKWDVGDYEASVAGLAQVEKEVGPIDVIVNNAGITRDAMLHRMTPQQWREVIRVDLDSLFNTVQPVINGMRERNYGRIISISSINGQKGQMGQTNYSAAKAGVIGFTKALAQENAKKGITVNVVAPGYIDTEMVQAVPGNVLESIIAQIPVGRLGKAQEIAKCVSFLASRDAGFITGATITANGGQYIAT; via the coding sequence TTGAGCAAGGTAGCACTCATTACGGGCGGCACGCGCGGCATCGGAGCCGCTATTTCCGTCGATCTGAAGCATCACGGCTTCCGTGTGGCGGCGAACTACGCTGGCAACGATGAGGCGGCACAGAAGTTCAACGCGGAAACCGGCATTCCCGTCTTCAAGTGGGACGTGGGCGACTACGAAGCCAGCGTGGCGGGCCTCGCGCAGGTCGAGAAGGAAGTCGGCCCCATCGACGTCATCGTCAATAACGCGGGCATCACGCGCGACGCGATGCTGCACCGCATGACGCCGCAGCAATGGCGCGAAGTGATCCGCGTGGACCTCGACAGCCTGTTCAACACCGTGCAGCCGGTCATCAACGGCATGCGCGAGCGAAATTACGGCCGCATCATCAGCATCTCGTCCATCAACGGCCAGAAGGGTCAGATGGGCCAGACGAACTACTCCGCCGCCAAGGCGGGCGTGATCGGCTTCACGAAGGCTCTTGCGCAGGAGAACGCGAAGAAGGGCATCACGGTAAACGTCGTGGCGCCGGGCTATATCGACACGGAGATGGTGCAGGCCGTGCCCGGCAACGTGCTCGAAAGCATCATCGCGCAGATCCCGGTCGGCCGTCTCGGCAAGGCGCAGGAAATCGCGAAGTGCGTGTCGTTCCTTGCGAGCCGCGATGCGGGCTTCATCACAGGCGCGACGATCACCGCGAATGGCGGCCAGTATATCGCGACGTAA